A genomic region of Rhipicephalus sanguineus isolate Rsan-2018 chromosome 1, BIME_Rsan_1.4, whole genome shotgun sequence contains the following coding sequences:
- the LOC119382945 gene encoding uncharacterized protein K02A2.6-like — MVGIDLFQLRGKNYLICVDYRSRYPEIALLASTCADAVINHLKSIFARHGIPVTVVSDNGPQFSSSAFAEFAKAYGFNHTTSSPLHPQANGEAERAVQTVKHLLEKADDPYLALLAYRDTPGPTGFSPAKLLMGRQLRSRVPAFPALLVPGNVDNKQVTKRDLEAKQRQRRNFNRRHAAKDLPALSPNTRVWVRDLKCEGEITQQADTPRSYWVQTERGHVRRNRKMLVPLPASQKKAQPLPSSLFSDTDDEDFEPSTDAGPLAALYNGASSQRGDPLRTDSNNSLPKPVNDAAA, encoded by the coding sequence ATGGTGGGGATCGACTTATTCCAGCTTCGGGGAAAGAACTATCTGATATGTGTGGACTATCGCTCTCGGTACCCCGAGATTGCACTCCTTGCTTCCACCTGCGCAGACGCCGTCATTAACCACCTCAAAAGCATTTTCGCTCGTCATGGCATCCCTGTGACAGTGGTATCCGACAACGGCCCGCAGTTCTCGAGCTCGGCATTCGCAGAATTCGCTAAAGCATACGGCTTCAACCACACCACGAGCAGTCCTCTTCATCCGCAGGCCAACGGGGAAGCGGAACGCGCCGTTCAAACAGTGAAACATCTGCTCGAGAAAGCAGACGATCCGTACCTCGCCCTACTGGCCTACAGAGACACGCCGGGGCCGACAGGCTTCAGCCCGGCTAAATTGCTCATGGGACGCCAGCTACGCTCTCGAGTTCCTGCATTTCCTGCCCTCCTCGTTCCCGGAAACGTCGACAACAAACAAGTGACGAAAAGGGACCTCGAAGCAAAACAACGCCAGAGGCGAAACTTCAACCGTCGTCATGCGGCTAAGGACCTACCAGCTCTCTCTCCAAACACCCGTGTCTGGGTGCGAGACCTCAAATGCGAGGGGGAGATAACTCAACAAGCAGACACTCCCCGCTCCTACTGGGTCCAAACAGAGCGCGGACACGTGCGTCGCAACAGAAAGATGCTCGTCCCATTGCCGGCCTCACAGAAGAAAGCGCAACCGCTTCCCTCCTCATTATTCTCCGACACTGACGACGAAGATTTCGAACCGTCGACAGACGCGGGACCGCTAGCTGCCCTCTACAATGGAGCTTCGTCCCAGCGAGGTGACCCGCTGCGAACCGACAGCAATAATTCACTGCCCAAGCCAGTCAACGATGCTGCAGCATAG